From a single Bryobacter aggregatus MPL3 genomic region:
- the metK gene encoding methionine adenosyltransferase, translating into MKRIFTSESVTEGHPDKMADQISDAVLDAVLAEDPTGRVACEVLVTTGICVVAGEITTTTYVDVPDLARKVIKEIGFDDAAFGYDGNTCGVLNVIQRQSPHIAMGVDTGGAGDQGLMFGYACNETPELMPLPIILSHKLVRKLSEVRRAGTLSYLRPDGKSQVSVEYNGDQPVRIDAVVISTQHGDDVSTEQLRADVKKLIIDAVLPADMVDGDTKIHINPTGRFVIGGPNGDTGLTGRKIIVDTYGGMGRHGGGAFSGKDPTKVDRSACYMARYIAKNIVAAGLADRCEVQLAYAIGVAEPVSVLVDTFGTGTVSSEKLTEIVRANFKLTPKGIIESLDLRRPIYRDTAAFGHFGRTEDTFTWEKTDKAAALKAAAV; encoded by the coding sequence ATAAAGCGAATTTTCACGTCGGAATCGGTGACTGAAGGTCACCCCGACAAGATGGCGGATCAGATCTCGGATGCGGTACTTGATGCTGTATTGGCCGAAGATCCGACGGGGCGAGTGGCTTGCGAAGTACTGGTGACAACCGGCATCTGCGTAGTGGCTGGCGAAATCACGACGACGACCTATGTCGACGTTCCGGATTTGGCTCGCAAAGTAATCAAAGAGATTGGGTTTGACGATGCCGCCTTTGGCTATGACGGCAACACTTGTGGCGTTCTGAACGTCATCCAGCGCCAGAGTCCGCACATTGCGATGGGCGTGGATACGGGTGGCGCCGGTGACCAGGGCCTCATGTTCGGCTATGCCTGCAATGAGACTCCGGAACTGATGCCGCTGCCGATCATCCTGTCGCACAAGCTGGTGCGCAAGTTGAGCGAAGTGCGCCGCGCCGGCACGCTGAGCTATCTGCGTCCCGACGGCAAGAGCCAGGTGAGCGTCGAGTACAACGGCGACCAGCCAGTGCGCATTGATGCGGTGGTCATTTCCACGCAGCACGGCGACGACGTCAGCACCGAACAGCTCCGCGCGGACGTGAAGAAGCTGATCATCGACGCGGTTCTGCCCGCCGACATGGTGGACGGCGACACGAAAATCCACATCAACCCGACCGGCCGCTTCGTGATCGGTGGTCCCAATGGCGATACCGGCTTGACCGGCCGCAAAATCATCGTCGACACCTACGGTGGCATGGGCCGTCACGGTGGCGGCGCTTTCTCGGGTAAGGATCCGACAAAGGTAGACCGTTCCGCTTGCTACATGGCCCGCTACATTGCAAAGAACATCGTGGCTGCCGGCCTTGCCGACCGCTGCGAAGTGCAGCTTGCCTACGCCATCGGCGTGGCCGAGCCGGTGAGTGTTCTCGTGGACACCTTCGGCACCGGCACTGTTTCGAGCGAGAAGTTGACCGAAATCGTTCGCGCGAATTTCAAGCTCACCCCCAAGGGCATTATCGAGTCTCTCGACCTGCGCCGTCCGATCTATCGCGATACCGCAGCGTTTGGCCACTTCGGCCGCACGGAAGATACCTTCACGTGGGAGAAGACCGATAAGGCAGCGGCGCTGAAAGCCGCTGCGGTTTAG
- a CDS encoding DUF885 family protein: MRLSVLFIVVLLCPLADAAPLTHGDLLRFFSEWREFQQPKVKKNVPDYTAPAMRRQQGELKHWQERLEAFDISSWTVTQKVDYNLVRAEMNGLDFDHRVLRPWSRNPLFYRIIFDRESDTPLPEGPSMYGTLELWSLKMPLSPMDEAYVLGKLQAIPAILKQAKSNLTEDAKDLYTIAIHAKKQESYVLATVGRRFGETNFKLVPAILQAQAAVDDFIKWMEGRVKTMKTGSGVGVVNYNWYLKNVHLNPYTWQQLLQIMELELERSLAAWKLEEHRNRNLPVLALPATAQEYDRRNTEAIDGFMKFLRENEIFTVPAYMNLDRLRGKTTLLPKAALDIFTNVDYRDSMPMKSHMIHWLEKQRLEIEPHYSPIRTRLLYNIWDGRSEGLATAWEEATMDLGILDQRPRARELVHILAVVRAIRGIADLKFHSGEFTLEQAMKYIVDHTPNGWFQPNGDTIWTDMSIYATQPSYGTTYIAGKVAFNKLIADSARQNPQSFQFKDFMDRFFASGIIPMSMIRWEMTGIEDELKQLEARH, encoded by the coding sequence ATGCGTCTCTCGGTTCTTTTCATCGTTGTGTTGCTGTGCCCCCTCGCCGACGCCGCCCCCCTCACCCACGGAGATTTGCTCCGATTCTTCTCGGAATGGCGAGAATTCCAACAGCCGAAAGTCAAGAAAAACGTCCCCGATTACACCGCTCCGGCCATGCGCCGCCAGCAGGGAGAATTAAAACACTGGCAGGAGCGCCTCGAAGCCTTCGACATCAGCAGTTGGACCGTCACCCAGAAAGTGGACTACAACCTGGTCCGCGCAGAGATGAACGGCCTCGATTTTGACCACCGCGTCCTCCGGCCCTGGTCTCGCAATCCCCTCTTCTACCGAATTATTTTCGACAGGGAATCGGATACCCCGCTTCCCGAGGGTCCCTCCATGTACGGCACCCTCGAACTGTGGTCCCTCAAAATGCCCCTGTCCCCAATGGACGAGGCATATGTTCTGGGTAAGTTGCAGGCGATTCCCGCCATCCTCAAGCAGGCCAAGTCCAATCTGACCGAAGACGCCAAAGACCTTTACACCATCGCCATCCACGCCAAAAAGCAGGAGAGTTACGTACTCGCTACCGTGGGACGCCGCTTTGGTGAGACGAATTTCAAACTGGTGCCCGCTATTCTGCAGGCCCAGGCCGCCGTCGACGACTTCATCAAGTGGATGGAGGGCAGGGTCAAAACCATGAAGACAGGATCTGGGGTGGGTGTAGTGAACTACAACTGGTATCTCAAGAATGTCCACTTGAACCCCTATACCTGGCAGCAGCTCCTCCAAATCATGGAGCTGGAGCTGGAGCGCAGTCTCGCCGCCTGGAAACTGGAAGAACACCGCAATCGGAATCTCCCCGTCCTTGCCCTGCCGGCAACAGCCCAGGAATATGACCGCCGTAACACCGAAGCAATCGACGGATTTATGAAGTTTCTACGGGAAAACGAGATCTTTACCGTCCCGGCGTACATGAATCTCGATCGCCTGCGGGGCAAAACCACCCTGCTTCCCAAGGCGGCTCTCGACATCTTTACAAACGTCGATTATCGCGATTCCATGCCCATGAAGAGCCACATGATCCACTGGCTGGAAAAGCAACGTCTGGAGATTGAACCGCACTACAGCCCAATTCGTACGCGATTGCTTTACAACATCTGGGATGGTCGGTCCGAGGGCCTTGCCACTGCCTGGGAGGAGGCCACCATGGATCTTGGGATTCTCGACCAGCGCCCCCGCGCCCGCGAGCTCGTCCACATCCTGGCGGTCGTCCGCGCCATCCGCGGCATCGCGGACCTAAAGTTCCATAGCGGCGAATTCACCCTGGAACAGGCGATGAAATACATTGTCGACCACACACCGAATGGCTGGTTCCAGCCCAATGGCGACACGATTTGGACGGACATGAGCATTTACGCCACCCAGCCCAGCTACGGCACCACCTACATTGCAGGAAAGGTCGCCTTCAACAAGCTGATCGCCGACTCCGCGCGCCAGAACCCCCAATCGTTTCAGTTCAAGGACTTCATGGATCGCTTCTTTGCCTCCGGCATCATCCCGATGTCTATGATTCGATGGGAGATGACCGGAATCGAAGACGAGCTCAAGCAGCTCGAAGCTCGCCACTGA